A window of the Haloarcula litorea genome harbors these coding sequences:
- a CDS encoding PhzF family phenazine biosynthesis protein → METRQVLLADAFAEEPMAGNPAGVVPEADGLADDQLAAIANELGASETAFVLGSDEADRELRFFTPEQEVDLCGHATVAAHAALYERGAVDAGQSTMATAAGVLDVEVKDDGTVWMDQGRVDLREVDLPLADAADALGIDAAALRDVGADLPPAVGDAGFPWLLVPVNYFEHLGNVAVDREAVVDLCERVDAMGLYAFTFDTLGGASTLHGRAFAPRAGIAEDPVTGTAAGAVAAHVRRQGVVDETVDPVVVEQGHFRDRPGTVRVETDGVEAWVGGRAVTTLDGTLTVPPADETDDIIEV, encoded by the coding sequence ATGGAGACGCGACAGGTGCTGCTCGCCGACGCCTTCGCCGAGGAACCGATGGCCGGCAACCCGGCCGGGGTGGTGCCCGAGGCGGACGGCCTCGCCGACGACCAGCTGGCGGCGATCGCGAACGAACTGGGGGCCAGCGAGACGGCGTTCGTCCTCGGCAGCGACGAGGCCGACCGCGAACTGCGCTTTTTCACGCCCGAACAGGAGGTCGACCTCTGTGGCCACGCCACCGTCGCGGCCCACGCGGCGCTGTACGAGCGCGGGGCCGTCGACGCCGGCCAGTCGACGATGGCGACGGCGGCGGGCGTCCTCGACGTCGAGGTCAAGGACGACGGGACGGTCTGGATGGACCAGGGCAGGGTCGACCTCCGCGAGGTCGACCTCCCGCTGGCCGACGCCGCCGACGCGCTCGGCATCGACGCCGCGGCGCTGCGGGACGTGGGTGCGGACCTCCCGCCCGCCGTCGGCGACGCGGGGTTCCCGTGGCTGCTCGTCCCGGTGAACTACTTCGAGCACCTGGGAAACGTCGCGGTCGACCGCGAGGCCGTCGTCGACCTCTGTGAACGGGTCGACGCGATGGGGCTGTACGCGTTCACGTTCGACACGCTGGGCGGCGCGTCGACGCTCCACGGCCGCGCGTTCGCGCCCCGGGCGGGCATCGCCGAGGACCCCGTGACCGGTACCGCGGCCGGGGCCGTCGCCGCACACGTTCGCCGACAGGGAGTCGTCGACGAGACCGTCGACCCCGTCGTCGTCGAGCAGGGTCACTTCCGCGACCGGCCGGGGACGGTCAGGGTCGAGACCGACGGGGTCGAGGCGTGGGTCGGCGGCCGTGCCGTGACCACGCTCGACGGGACGCTGACCGTGCCGCCGGCCGACGAGACGGACGACATCATCGAGGTGTAA
- a CDS encoding phosphoribosyltransferase, with the protein MGELPDEFPCTITNWEYIYGLCRDVSDDVKAADFEPDVVVALARGGWFAGRCLCDFLGLDDLASLKVEHYVGTAQKSDEPEVRYPLADGAVEGKDVLVVDDIADTGQSLETAAQCVRDRDPGSVRTATLQLLQTSDHEPDFVGERLSEWAWVVYPWNFVEDMIELVEGVMVKSDGTVHDESDVRALLREYHGVERIEMEIAQPDRLDEVLDEMVRRDVVEETERGWRLTGG; encoded by the coding sequence ATGGGCGAGTTACCGGACGAGTTCCCCTGCACCATCACCAACTGGGAGTACATCTACGGGCTCTGTCGGGACGTCAGCGACGACGTGAAGGCGGCCGACTTCGAGCCGGACGTGGTCGTCGCGCTGGCCCGGGGCGGCTGGTTCGCCGGCCGCTGTCTCTGTGACTTCCTCGGGCTCGACGACCTGGCGAGTCTGAAGGTCGAACACTACGTCGGCACCGCACAGAAGAGCGACGAACCCGAGGTCCGGTACCCGCTCGCCGACGGGGCCGTCGAGGGGAAAGACGTCCTCGTGGTCGACGACATCGCCGACACCGGCCAGTCGCTGGAGACGGCGGCCCAGTGCGTCCGCGACCGGGACCCGGGGAGCGTCCGGACCGCGACGCTGCAGTTGCTCCAGACCAGCGACCACGAGCCGGACTTCGTCGGGGAGCGCCTCTCCGAGTGGGCGTGGGTCGTCTACCCCTGGAACTTCGTCGAAGACATGATCGAACTCGTCGAGGGCGTGATGGTCAAGAGCGACGGGACGGTCCACGACGAGAGCGACGTCCGGGCGCTCCTGCGGGAGTACCACGGCGTCGAGCGCATCGAGATGGAGATCGCACAGCCCGACCGGCTGGACGAGGTGCTCGACGAGATGGTCCGACGGGACGTGGTCGAGGAGACCGAGCGCGGGTGGCGACTCACCGGCGGGTGA
- the ppsA gene encoding phosphoenolpyruvate synthase, with amino-acid sequence MPTVWLDEIDGDDLERVGGKAASLGELTAAGLPVPSAFVVTADTYRSFIDETGIAEELFEAVDVDSDDSRALATAAERAQELILETEVPESVREAVLAAYDEMGDYDVAVRSSATAEDLPDASFAGQQDTYLNVSRADLLDRVKECWASLFTQRAIYYRNEQGFDDDAVNIAVVVQQMVDAEKSGVMFTSHPSTGAPTAIVEAAWGLGEAVVSGAVSPDNYVVDRESGDVEEVTVADKTVMCVRDEDGETVERSVPEEKREKRVLDEDEIDRLIEIGETVEAHYGTPQDVEWAIFEGEVYLLQSRPITTIDDESAAAAAAADTGDSAGLADGGEMQDQPDEVRLSGIGSSPGTATGEARLVRKLDNLDKVEEGDIIVTEMTTPDMVPAMQRAAGIVTDQGGMTSHAAIVSRELGVPAVVGTDDASERLRDGQTVTIDGDMGTVELGTDIDEQEADDSPDGHKPPAAAAVDEEHSPVKPMTGTEVKVNVSIPAAAERAAETGADGVGLLRIEHMILSTDKTPARYVEDHGERAYVEEIVDGVRHVAEAFYPRPVRVRTLDAPSDEFRQLQGGEDEPAEHNPMLGYRGIRRSLDRPGEFKLELRAFERLYDLGYDNVELMLPLVTDAEDVLRAKSVMREVGIDPEKRDWGVMIETPASALRIEELCETGIDFVSFGTNDLTQYTLAVDRNNSNVADRFDELHPAVLDLMGKVIGTARENDVATSICGQAASKPEMVDFLVDEGVTSISPNIDAVRDVQHEVKRVEQRLLLESVR; translated from the coding sequence ATGCCAACAGTCTGGCTGGACGAAATCGACGGGGACGACCTCGAACGGGTCGGCGGGAAGGCGGCGTCGCTCGGCGAACTGACGGCGGCGGGACTGCCGGTCCCGTCCGCGTTCGTGGTCACTGCGGACACGTATCGGTCGTTCATCGACGAGACCGGCATCGCCGAGGAGCTGTTCGAGGCGGTCGACGTCGACAGCGACGACTCCCGCGCGCTCGCGACGGCCGCCGAGCGCGCGCAGGAACTGATCCTCGAGACCGAGGTGCCCGAGTCGGTCCGGGAGGCCGTCCTCGCGGCCTACGACGAGATGGGGGACTACGACGTGGCGGTCCGGTCCTCGGCCACCGCCGAGGACCTGCCCGACGCCTCCTTCGCGGGCCAGCAGGACACCTACCTCAACGTCTCGCGGGCGGACCTGCTCGACCGCGTCAAGGAGTGCTGGGCGTCGCTGTTCACCCAGCGGGCCATCTACTACCGCAACGAACAGGGGTTCGACGACGACGCGGTCAACATCGCCGTCGTCGTCCAGCAGATGGTCGACGCGGAGAAGTCCGGCGTGATGTTCACGAGCCACCCCTCGACGGGCGCGCCGACGGCCATCGTCGAGGCCGCGTGGGGGCTGGGCGAGGCCGTGGTCTCCGGGGCCGTCTCGCCGGACAACTACGTCGTCGACCGCGAGTCCGGCGACGTCGAGGAGGTGACCGTCGCGGACAAGACGGTGATGTGCGTCCGCGACGAGGACGGCGAGACCGTCGAACGCTCGGTCCCGGAGGAGAAGCGGGAGAAGCGCGTCCTCGACGAGGACGAGATCGACCGGCTGATCGAGATCGGCGAGACCGTCGAGGCCCACTACGGGACGCCACAGGACGTGGAGTGGGCCATCTTCGAGGGCGAGGTGTACCTCCTGCAGTCCCGGCCCATCACGACCATCGACGACGAGAGCGCGGCGGCCGCCGCGGCAGCCGACACCGGGGACTCCGCCGGTCTCGCCGACGGCGGCGAGATGCAGGACCAGCCCGACGAGGTACGCCTGTCGGGCATCGGCTCCAGCCCCGGCACCGCCACCGGCGAGGCCCGCCTCGTCCGCAAACTCGACAACCTCGACAAGGTCGAGGAGGGCGACATCATCGTCACGGAGATGACGACGCCGGACATGGTGCCGGCGATGCAGCGCGCGGCCGGCATCGTCACCGACCAGGGCGGGATGACGAGCCACGCCGCCATCGTCTCCCGGGAGCTGGGCGTCCCGGCCGTCGTCGGCACCGACGACGCCAGCGAGCGGCTCCGTGACGGACAGACCGTCACCATCGACGGCGACATGGGCACCGTCGAGCTCGGCACGGACATCGACGAGCAGGAGGCCGACGACAGCCCGGACGGCCACAAGCCACCGGCGGCGGCGGCCGTCGACGAGGAGCACAGCCCGGTCAAGCCGATGACCGGGACGGAGGTGAAGGTCAACGTCTCCATCCCGGCGGCCGCCGAGCGCGCCGCCGAGACGGGTGCCGACGGCGTCGGCCTGCTGCGCATCGAGCACATGATCCTCTCGACGGACAAGACGCCCGCCCGCTACGTCGAGGACCACGGCGAGCGCGCCTACGTCGAGGAGATCGTCGACGGCGTCCGCCACGTCGCCGAGGCGTTCTACCCCCGCCCGGTCCGGGTCCGGACGCTGGACGCCCCCTCCGACGAGTTCCGGCAGTTACAGGGCGGCGAGGACGAGCCCGCCGAGCACAACCCGATGCTGGGCTACCGGGGCATCCGCCGGTCGCTGGACCGGCCCGGCGAGTTCAAGCTCGAGCTCCGAGCCTTCGAGCGGCTCTACGATCTGGGCTACGACAACGTCGAACTGATGCTCCCGCTCGTCACCGACGCCGAGGACGTCCTGCGGGCCAAGTCCGTGATGCGGGAGGTCGGCATCGACCCCGAGAAGCGCGACTGGGGCGTGATGATCGAGACGCCGGCCAGCGCGCTCCGCATCGAGGAGCTCTGTGAGACGGGCATCGACTTCGTCTCCTTCGGGACGAACGACCTCACGCAGTACACGCTCGCCGTCGACCGCAACAACAGCAACGTCGCCGACCGCTTCGACGAACTCCACCCCGCGGTGCTGGACCTGATGGGGAAGGTCATCGGCACTGCCCGCGAGAACGACGTGGCGACGAGCATCTGCGGACAGGCGGCCTCGAAGCCGGAGATGGTGGACTTCCTCGTCGACGAGGGAGTCACGTCCATCTCCCCGAACATCGACGCCGTCCGGGACGTGCAACACGAGGTCAAGCGGGTCGAGCAGCGGCTGCTGCTCGAATCCGTCCGCTGA